One segment of Theobroma cacao cultivar B97-61/B2 chromosome 9, Criollo_cocoa_genome_V2, whole genome shotgun sequence DNA contains the following:
- the LOC18590298 gene encoding uncharacterized protein At2g27730, mitochondrial: MATRMAVRYISRRFSSGGKILSEEEKAAENVYIKKIEQEKLEKLARKGPKPEDTTAAGSGGSVTDAKPSGSTSTSGASTEKVSTDKYKNYAVLAGAITLAGALGWYFTSKEKKQEVQD, translated from the exons ATGGCAACCAGAATGGCTGTTAGATACATATCTCGTAGGTTCTCAAGTGGTGGGAAAATACTCAGTGAGGAGGAAAAGGCTGCAGAAAATGTTTACATCAAG AAAATTGAGCAAGAGAAATTGGAGAAACTTGCACGCAAG GGACCCAAACCAGAGGATACCACAGCTGCTGGTTCAGGAGGTTCAGTGACTGATGCTAAGCCTAGTGGCTCTACTTCAACATCAGGAGCATCCACTGAAAAAGTATCGACTGATAAGTACAAGAACTATGCAGTTCTTGCTGGTGCTATAACCTTGGCTGGTGCTTTGGGATGGTATTTTACAtctaaagaaaagaagcaagaagTCCAGGACTGA
- the LOC18590299 gene encoding N-carbamoylputrescine amidase isoform X2, producing MEKGKRHVVVSALQFACTDDIPTNLASAERLVRAAHEKGANIILIQELFEGYYFCQAQREDFFQRAKPYKDHPTIQRMQKLAKELGVVIPVSFFEEANNAHYNSVAIIDADGTDLGLYRKSHIPDGPGYQEKFYFNPGDTGFKVFQTKFAKIGVGICWDQWFPEAARAMVLQGAEILFYPTAIGSEPQDEGLDSCDHWQRVMQGHAGANVVPLVASNRIGKEMIETEHGNSEITFYGNSFIAGPTGEIVAAANDKEEAVLIAHFDLGKIKSKRSSWGVFRDRRPDLYKVLLTSDGSKPSSIH from the exons atggAGAAGGGAAAGAGACATGTGGTTGTCTCAGCTTTGCAATTCGCTTGCACCGATGATATCCCCACCAATCTCGCCAGTGCCGAAAG GCTGGTTAGGGCTGCTCATGAGAAGGGAGCGAATATCATTCTTATTCAG GAACTATTTGAGGGTTATTACTTTTGTCAAGCACAAAGGGAGGATTTCTTTCAGCGAGCTAAGCCTTATAAGGATCACCCTACCATTCAGAG GATGCAGAAACTTGCGAAAGAGTTGGGTGTGGTGATACCAGTTAGCTTTTTTGAAGAGGCAAACAATGCCCATTACAATTCTGTAGCTATCATTGATGCTGATGGGACTGATCTTGGACTCTACAGGAAATCTCATATCCCTGATGGACCAG GATACCAGGAAAAGTTCTACTTTAATCCTGGAGACACAGGTTTTAAG GTTTTCCAGACTAAATTTGCAAAGATTGGAGTTG GAATATGTTGGGATCAGTGGTTTCCAGAGGCAGCCCGTGCTATGGTTTTGCAAGGTGCTGAGATATTGTTTTACCCTACGGCTATTGGCTCTGAACCACAAGATGAAGGACTTGATTCTTGTGATCATTGGCAGCGAGTGATGCAAGGGCATGCTGGGGCGAATGTG GTACCCCTTGTGGCCTCTAACCGCATTGGGAAGGAAATGATTGAAACAGAGCATGGGAATAGTGAGATTACATTCTATGGGAATTCCTTCATAGCAG GACCAACGGGGGAAATTGTTGCAGCTGCTAATGACAAAGAGGAAGCTGTTCTCATTGCACATTTTGATCTTGgtaaaatcaaatccaagaGAAGTAGCTGGGGAGTATTTCGTGATCGACGTCCAGATTTGTACAAGGTGCTTCTGACATCAGATGGCAGCAAACCATCATCAATTCATTAG
- the LOC18590302 gene encoding 40S ribosomal protein S25 translates to MAPKKDKAPPPSSKPAKSGGGKQKKKKWSKGKQKEKVNNMVLFDQATYDKLLSEVPKYKLVTPSILSDRLRINGSLARRAIKDLMARGSIRIISAHASQQIYTRATNT, encoded by the exons ATG GCACCGAAGAAGGATAAGGCACCACCTCCGTCCTCTAAGCCAGCCAAGTCTGGCGGAGGGAAGCAGAAGAAGAAG AAATGGAGCAAGGGTAAGCAAAAGGAGAAGGTGAACAACATGGTTTTGTTTGACCAGGCAACATATGACAAACTTCTTTCCGAGGTTCCAAAGTACAAGCTTGTTACTCCTTCAATCCTGTCTGACAGATTGAGG ATCAATGGATCATTGGCACGTAGGGCAATTAAGGATTTGATGGCAAGAGGTTCCATCAGGATAATTTCTGCTCATGCCAGCCAGCAGATATACACAAGAGCCACCAATACCTAG
- the LOC18590300 gene encoding protein FANTASTIC FOUR 3, with translation MAACGSLQHIFENPLPENPTLLESLSSWNQIKPAIKPIEPSSFTEIFGELHFKENSKSSSASSFPISPFSSTSIIDLSPQNSAFKLSKNDTFNENDENNNGSSPPEIFPSTPEITKYTNCHKKSESFSWNSESLQLCTEGLGFESSDDVEDLKNEMKEGWQSKEEKESSINTTKHTTTENLCGEFRRPRTRGGAFPPPISCIGKSGKPWVCFKSYRQDGRFVLKEVRIPTQEFLHACREDGRLKLHFVQPEDEILEEEGFEEEEEEEDELEDLEEGTHGSIDEDKEKSQA, from the coding sequence ATGGCTGCCTGTGGAAGCCTTCAACACATCTTTGAAAACCCGTTACCAGAAAATCCGACTCTGCTTGAATCCCTCTCCTCATGGAACCAAATCAAGCCTGCTATTAAACCTATTGAGCCATCTTCTTTCACTGAAATCTTTGGCGAACTTCATTTCAAGGAAAATTCCAAATCATCTTCGGCCTCTTCCTTTCCTATCTCACCCTTTTCTTCCACATCTATAATAGATTTGAGTCCTCAAAACAGTGCGTTCAAGCTCTCCAAGAATGATACTTtcaatgaaaatgatgaaaacaatAATGGAAGTTCACCACCAGAGATTTTTCCAAGCACCCCAGAGATCACCAAGTACACAAATTGCCACAAGAAGAGTGAAAGCTTTTCTTGGAACTCTGAGAGCCTACAGCTATGCACTGAAGGGCTTGGTTTCGAAAGCTCTGATGATGTTGAGGACTTGAAAAATGAGATGAAAGAAGGTTGGCAAAGCAAAGAGGAGAAAGAAAGTAGCATAAATACTACAAAGCATACCACAACAGAGAATTTATGTGGTGAATTCAGGAGGCCAAGAACTAGAGGAGGAGCATTCCCACCACCAATTTCCTGTATTGGAAAGAGTGGGAAGCCTTGGGTTTGCTTCAAGTCTTACAGGCAAGATGGCAGGTTTGTGCTGAAAGAGGTAAGAATCCCTACACAAGAATTCTTGCATGCATGTAGGGAAGATGGGCGCTTGAAGCTGCACTTTGTGCAGCCAGAAGATGAAATCTTGGAAGAGGAGGGATttgaggaggaggaggaggaagagGATGAACTAGAAGATCTAGAAGAAGGAACCCATGGTAGCATTGATGAAGATAAAGAGAAAAGCCAAGCCTGA
- the LOC18590296 gene encoding uncharacterized protein LOC18590296, with protein sequence MATGFKHLGLGLLVLLLSLHLHLLPALAHNSLVADLNQEKNVRETIVPKNLSLSVKLGDKHEIKAVERRGGAVAAHGGGGDPANGAGDAAGDNGRETKSPDTQSRGGAINHNRYHHHGSSSGTFNCIGSSCLVLTLLTTFFLEFSI encoded by the exons ATGGCAACAGGCTTCAAACATCTGGGACTGGGACTGCTCGTTTTGCTCCTCTcccttcatcttcatcttcttcctGCACTTGCTCATAATTCCTTGGTCGCAG ACctcaatcaagaaaaaaatgttagaGAAACAATAGTACCAAAAAACTTGTCACTCTCAGTCAAACTGGGAGACAAACACGAGATCAAAGCCGTAGAAAGGCGTGGTGGCGCTGTTGCCGCCCATGGCGGAGGAGGAGATCCTGCTAACGGCGCAGGGGATGCTGCTGGGGATAATGGTAGAGAGACAAAGTCACCCGATACGCAGAGTAGAGGCGGCGCTATAAACCATAACCGTTATCACCATCATGGCTCCAGCAGTGGCACCTTTAACTGCATTGGGTCGAGTTGCTTGGTTTTAACCCTCTTGACCACTTtctttcttgaattttctatATAG
- the LOC18590299 gene encoding N-carbamoylputrescine amidase isoform X1: MEKGKRHVVVSALQFACTDDIPTNLASAERLVRAAHEKGANIILIQELFEGYYFCQAQREDFFQRAKPYKDHPTIQRMQKLAKELGVVIPVSFFEEANNAHYNSVAIIDADGTDLGLYRKSHIPDGPGLWKRYQEKFYFNPGDTGFKVFQTKFAKIGVGICWDQWFPEAARAMVLQGAEILFYPTAIGSEPQDEGLDSCDHWQRVMQGHAGANVVPLVASNRIGKEMIETEHGNSEITFYGNSFIAGPTGEIVAAANDKEEAVLIAHFDLGKIKSKRSSWGVFRDRRPDLYKVLLTSDGSKPSSIH, from the exons atggAGAAGGGAAAGAGACATGTGGTTGTCTCAGCTTTGCAATTCGCTTGCACCGATGATATCCCCACCAATCTCGCCAGTGCCGAAAG GCTGGTTAGGGCTGCTCATGAGAAGGGAGCGAATATCATTCTTATTCAG GAACTATTTGAGGGTTATTACTTTTGTCAAGCACAAAGGGAGGATTTCTTTCAGCGAGCTAAGCCTTATAAGGATCACCCTACCATTCAGAG GATGCAGAAACTTGCGAAAGAGTTGGGTGTGGTGATACCAGTTAGCTTTTTTGAAGAGGCAAACAATGCCCATTACAATTCTGTAGCTATCATTGATGCTGATGGGACTGATCTTGGACTCTACAGGAAATCTCATATCCCTGATGGACCAGGTCTGTGGAAAA GATACCAGGAAAAGTTCTACTTTAATCCTGGAGACACAGGTTTTAAG GTTTTCCAGACTAAATTTGCAAAGATTGGAGTTG GAATATGTTGGGATCAGTGGTTTCCAGAGGCAGCCCGTGCTATGGTTTTGCAAGGTGCTGAGATATTGTTTTACCCTACGGCTATTGGCTCTGAACCACAAGATGAAGGACTTGATTCTTGTGATCATTGGCAGCGAGTGATGCAAGGGCATGCTGGGGCGAATGTG GTACCCCTTGTGGCCTCTAACCGCATTGGGAAGGAAATGATTGAAACAGAGCATGGGAATAGTGAGATTACATTCTATGGGAATTCCTTCATAGCAG GACCAACGGGGGAAATTGTTGCAGCTGCTAATGACAAAGAGGAAGCTGTTCTCATTGCACATTTTGATCTTGgtaaaatcaaatccaagaGAAGTAGCTGGGGAGTATTTCGTGATCGACGTCCAGATTTGTACAAGGTGCTTCTGACATCAGATGGCAGCAAACCATCATCAATTCATTAG
- the LOC18590295 gene encoding keratin, type II cytoskeletal 1: MGFKNFGVFFLLLSVQLHPLLALSQTSLPDPFMTTDFNQEQDVATYKSVPKRLTMLVKLGDNQNITVVNKRGGAAGGHGGGHGAGRGSVGGARGSGGGKKSPYTQGGVVIPLYVAGATNHPRVSHSHGSNGGTLSYVPLDYLTLAFFASFFLVLF, encoded by the exons ATGGGTTTCAAGAATTTTGGAGTCTTCTTTCTGCTGCTCTCTGTTCAGCTTCATCCTCTTCTAGCACTTTCTCAAACTTCCTTGCCAGATCCCTTCATGACCACAg ACTTCAATCAGGAACAAGATGTCGCTACATACAAAAGTGTTCCAAAGAGATTGACAATGTTAGTTAAGCTGGGAGACAACCAAAATATCACAGTAGTAAACAAGCGTGGGGGCGCGGCAGGTGGTCATGGAGGTGGCCATGGAGCAGGACGTGGCAGTGTAGGCGGGGCTCGAGGCAGCGGTGGAGGGAAAAAATCACCCTACACGCAAGGTGGAGTTGTAATTCCCCTGTATGTCGCAGGGGCCACGAATCATCCCCGTGTTTCTCACTCACACGGTTCCAATGGTGGCACCCTCAGTTACGTTCCCTTAGATTACCTGACTTTGGCCTTTTTCGcctctttctttttggtattgttttaa
- the LOC18590301 gene encoding rho GTPase-activating protein 1, translated as MTEVLHFPSSQSTNTSSPPSEPALSCAPQTSLTCAQGDRDDFVNVTSCDPEEEEGEEVKEREKQDRDQLSLLALLVTLFRKSLASCKTTDRRELCAMEIGWPTNVRHVAHVTFDRYNGFLGLPVEFEPEVPRRAPSASTTVFGVSTESMQLSYDSRGNSVPSILLLMQRRLYAQGGLQAEGIFRINAENSQEEYVREQLNGGVVPEGIDVHCLAGLIKAWFRELPNGVLDSLSPEQVMQCQTEEQCAELARLLPPTESALLDWAINLMADVVQQEHINKMNARNIAMVFAPNMTQMADPLTALMYAVQVMNFLKTLILRTLREREDSVVEPTLASRLEPFDENGDQSPSLSCIQDTEKDDEERELAFIAEEPLRESFRNYNPNNEIMDGKDHSPIPSVHKLIADADHSDETPAPVETFISDTDAIVANYLKPGTLENDAKSNIGQSSNSSLKKGPNKISGQQSILQITNPAEKTKGISNLSRIDSRIERIEAWR; from the exons ATGACCGAGGTCCTTCATTTCCCTTCATCTCAAAGCACTAACACTTCTTCTCCTCCTTCTGAACCTGCCTTGTCCTGTGCACCCCAGACGTCCTTAACTTGCGCACAAGGTGACAGAGATGACTTTGTAAATGTAACAAGCTGTGAcccagaagaagaagaaggggAAGAAGtgaaggaaagagagaaacaGGACAGAGATCAGTTGTCTTTGTTGGCTTTGCTTGTGACCCTTTTCAGGAAATCTTTGGCTTCTTGTAAGACTACTGATAGAAGAGAGCTTTGTGCTATGGAGATCGGTTGGCCAACCAATGTCAGACACGTGGCACACGTTACCTTTGATAGGTACAATGGCTTCTTGGGTTTGCCTGTTGAGTTTGAGCCTGAAGTTCCCCGGAGAGCTCCTAGTGCAAG tACAACTGTCTTTGGAGTTTCCACAGAATCCATGCAGTTGTCCTACGACTCCAGAGGGAACAGTGTGCCATCAATACTCTTGCTGATGCAAAGACGTTTGTATGCTCAAGGAGGCTTGCAG GCAGAAGGGATTTTTAGAATTAATGCCGAAAACAGTCAGGAGGAGTATGTTAGAGAACAATTGAATGGTGGAGTGGTTCCCGAAGGGATTGACGTACACTGTTTGGCAGGACTAATCAAG GCTTGGTTCAGAGAACTTCCAAATGGAGTTTTGGATTCTTTATCTCCTGAGCAAGTAATGCAATGCCAGACAGAAGAGCAGTGTGCTGAGCTTGCAAGGCTTCTACCCCCAACAGAATCTGCTCTATTAGATTGGGCCATCAATCTCATGGCTGATGTTGTCCAGCAAGAACACATAAACAAGATGAATGCACGCAATATTGCTATGGTCTTTGCACCAAACATGACTCAG ATGGCAGATCCTTTGACTGCACTGATGTATGCGGTCCAAGTGATGAACTTCCTCAAGACACTTATATTAAGGACATTGCGAGAAAGGGAGGATTCAGTGGTAGAACCTACTCTTGCATCCCGTCTGGAGCCTTTTGATGAGAATGGAGACCAGAGCCCTTCACTCTCCTGCATTCAAGATACTGAAAAAGATGATGAAGAGAGAGAGCTGGCCTTTATTGCTGAAGAACCTTTAAGAGAAAGTTTTAGGAATTATAATCCAAACAATGAGATAATGGATGGAAAAGATCACAGTCCGATACCCTCTGTCCACAAGCTAATAGCTGATGCAGATCATTCTGATGAGACTCCAGCTCCGGTTGAAACCTTCATCAGTGACACAGATGCCATTGTAGCCAACTATCTGAAGCCTGGCACTCTAGAAAATGATGCAAAGAGTAATATTGGTCAATCAAGTAATTCAAGTCTCAAGAAGGGGCCTAATAAAATTAGTGGACAGCAATCCATTCTTCAGATAACAAACCCCGCTGAGAAGACTAAAGGAATAAGCAATTTGAGCCGTATAGATTCAAGGATAGAACGTATTGAAGCATGGCGGTGA
- the LOC18590297 gene encoding uncharacterized protein LOC18590297 has product MGKKVKWSWTSAFIGAASATAVAALLSAKPKDPTFHLISINLTSFKLKLPHIDAELILTVHVTNPNIAPVHYSSTTMSIFYEGSLLGAAQVKAGSQPPRSCQLLKLPTRLDGVELAHHAGKFFADVAKREMLLDAKVDIGGKAKVLWWDHKFNVHVDSHVTVDPVFLDVIDQENKSQLELFVA; this is encoded by the coding sequence ATGGgcaaaaaggtaaaatggaGCTGGACCTCCGCATTCATCGGAGCAGCCTCAGCGACGGCTGTGGCTGCTCTCCTCAGCGCGAAACCCAAAGACCCAACTTTCCACCTCATCTCCATCAACCTCACTTCCTTCAAGCTCAAACTCCCCCACATCGACGCCGAGCTAATCCTCACCGTCCACGTCACCAACCCAAACATTGCGCCGGTCCATTACTCGTCCACCACCATGTCCATCTTCTACGAAGGGTCGTTACTAGGGGCAGCTCAGGTGAAAGCTGGGTCCCAGCCGCCCCGATCTTGCCAGTTGCTGAAGCTGCCCACTCGGCTGGACGGGGTGGAGTTGGCTCACCACGCGGGGAAGTTTTTTGCTGATGTGGCGAAAAGAGAGATGTTGCTAGATGCTAAGGTGGATATTGGCGGTAAGGCTAAGGTGTTGTGGTGGGACCATAAGTTCAACGTCCACGTGGATAGTCATGTTACCGTTGATCCTGTTTTTCTTGATGTGATTGATCAGGAAAATAAATCCCAGTTGGAGCTTTTTGTTGCTTGA